The stretch of DNA GATTTACACAATATTATATCCCTACTTTAAAGGAAGATCCCAGTGAATCCGAGCTTAGAAGCCACTCACTTTCTTTAAGGGCGGGTCTTATCAGGAAAGTTGCTTCGGGAATATATACCTATCTTCCCCTGGGGCTCAGGGTTTTGAGAAAAATTGAAAATATTGTACGGGAAGAGATGAATAGGGCAGGAGCTATTGAGCTTATGCTATCGGTTATTCAGCCGTCCGATTTGTGGCAAAAGTCTGAAAGATGGGATCAGTATGGGCCGGAAATGTTCAGGTTAAAGGACAGGAATCAAAGGGATTTCTGTCTTGGTCCCACCCATGAAGAACTGATTACTTACCTGGCTTACCTGGACCTGAAATCCTATAAAGAGCTACCGGTTAATTTGTACCAGATTCAGACTAAATTCAGAGATGAAATCAGACCCAGATACGGGTTGCTGAGGGCCAGGGAGTTTATAATGAAGGATGCTTACAGCTTCTGCAAAAACCCGGAAGAACTTGATGAAGTATACCAGGCTATGTATAAGGCTTACAGCAGGATAACTGAAAGGCTGGGGCTGGAGTATCTGGTGGTAGAGGCGGATACCGGACTCATAGGAGGAAGTTTTTCACATGAGTTTATCATTTTAGCCGAACAGGGTGAAGAAGTAATGGTTTTATGCCCCGACTGCGGCTATTCCGCAAAACAGGAGGAGGCAATTTTTAAAGCTGGTAATAAATCTCCGGAAGAAGATAAAAAAGAACTGAAAATGGTACATACTCCCGAGGTGAGCAGTATTGAGAAACTTTCAGATTTTCTGGGGGTTGCAGCCGACAGTATAGTTAAATCTCTGGTAATGGAAGGAAAAGATGGCAGCCTGTATGCATTTTTGGTTAGTGGTGAACGGGAGCTGGATATAGATAAGGCTTCGAAAGTAGCCCGGACCGAACTGGGCATGGTGGACCAGTCTTTGGCCCATGATTTAAATCTTGGCTTTTTCGGGCCCATAGGAGCCAGGGAAGATATTAAATTTTTTGCTGATAATTCCATAAAAGGAAAGATAAATTTCATTATAGGTGCCAATAAAAGGGATCACCATTACATTAATGCCAATTACGGACGTGATTTTAAAGTGGATGACTGGGGGAGTTTCACTTACCCTGTTGAAGGCGATTGGTGTAAACACTGCGGCAGCAGGTTGACTTTTAAGAAGGGTATTGAGATAGGACATATATTCAAACTGGGCACCAAATACAGCCGGAAACTCGAGGCCAGCTTCCTGGATAAAGATGGTAAGAGGATGCCTTTTCAGATGGGCTGTTATGGCATAGGGGTAAGCAGGATAATGTCTGCAGCTATAGAACAGCTAAGCGATGATGACGGCATAATCTGGCCAGAGTCAATTGCACCTTTTGATGCTGAAATCATAGTTATCAATGCTGATGATGAAGCTATGGTCCAGGCGGCTGATAAAATATATGGGCAGCTGTGCGATATGGATATAGATGTTCTGTATGATGACCGCAATATAAGGGCAGGTATAAAGTTTAAGGATGCTTCACTTATAGGTATACCCGTAAGGCTTATTGTGGGAAAGAATACGGTCCAAAAAGGGATTGTGGAATTAGAATTCAGAAAGGGCAGGCAGAAAGAAGAGGTTGAATTAAAAGATTTACCACAATTTATGGCCCAAATAAAACAACTGCAAAAGACTTAATGGAATCCCAAAAACCAGAAAAAATCTGCGGAGTCCTGGAAAGAATTGTTTTTAATAACCAGGAAACCAGCTTCCTGGTGGGAAGGCTGCGATTGGATAATAGTAAACGGCTGGCTACCATTGTAGGAAGTTGCCCCGATATGGAATGCGGCCAGCATTTGGAAGTTAATGGCCACTGGTTTGAGGATCCAAAATACGGGAAGCAGTTTAAAATAGAAAGCACCAAACTGGTGGCTCCCCAGACCATTGAAGGCATAGAAAAATATTTAGGGTCTGGCCTGATTAAGGGTATCGGCCCGGCTATGGCCAAAAAGATTGTTGATAGATTCAACATGGATACCCTGAAAATTTTGGATAAAAATCCAGGGAGACTATCAGAGATAGAGGGTTTTGGGGCCAAAAGAATAGAGACAGTTAAGCAAGCCTGGGACAGGCACAGGGATTTAAGGGATGCCATGGTTTTTTTAAAAACCTATGGACTGGGAAATGCTCTGTCCATTAAAGTCTACAAGCACTACGGCAAAAAATGCATAGACATAATCAGGAAAAACCCTTATCGGCTCTGTGAGGATATTTTTGGCATAGGGTTTAAAACTGCTGATTCTATAGCCATAAACATGGGTATCAGCAAAGATTCCATGTTCAGGACTAAAGCGGGAATAATTTATTTGCTGGAGAATATGGAAACTGCCGGACATTGCTATTATCCCTATCAAAAATTGATAGAAGCTGCAGCTGATTTTCTGCATATAGATCTGGATCTGGCCAATAAGGCTCTGGGTGAGTTAAAACAGGAAAAAAGGGTAGCGGTAATTGCCGGATATGAACCCAGGGTTTACCAGAGGGAAATATATGATGCAGAAGTTTCTGT from Actinomycetes bacterium encodes:
- a CDS encoding proline--tRNA ligase, whose amino-acid sequence is MRFTQYYIPTLKEDPSESELRSHSLSLRAGLIRKVASGIYTYLPLGLRVLRKIENIVREEMNRAGAIELMLSVIQPSDLWQKSERWDQYGPEMFRLKDRNQRDFCLGPTHEELITYLAYLDLKSYKELPVNLYQIQTKFRDEIRPRYGLLRAREFIMKDAYSFCKNPEELDEVYQAMYKAYSRITERLGLEYLVVEADTGLIGGSFSHEFIILAEQGEEVMVLCPDCGYSAKQEEAIFKAGNKSPEEDKKELKMVHTPEVSSIEKLSDFLGVAADSIVKSLVMEGKDGSLYAFLVSGERELDIDKASKVARTELGMVDQSLAHDLNLGFFGPIGAREDIKFFADNSIKGKINFIIGANKRDHHYINANYGRDFKVDDWGSFTYPVEGDWCKHCGSRLTFKKGIEIGHIFKLGTKYSRKLEASFLDKDGKRMPFQMGCYGIGVSRIMSAAIEQLSDDDGIIWPESIAPFDAEIIVINADDEAMVQAADKIYGQLCDMDIDVLYDDRNIRAGIKFKDASLIGIPVRLIVGKNTVQKGIVELEFRKGRQKEEVELKDLPQFMAQIKQLQKT